A window of Pirellula sp. SH-Sr6A contains these coding sequences:
- the hrpA gene encoding ATP-dependent RNA helicase HrpA, producing MNQAPSGERNRSQSLCPLPQDRLLHRHYLRLKQQRDRILRIPDGKRREADLQRWEHLLAQSLETYERRQKVPRNLSYDPELPITAAREKIIDLLRHRQVVVICGETGSGKSTQLPKLCLEAGFGQTGWIGHTQPRRIAARSVAARVAEEMDSKLGDAVGFKVRFNDQTKPESWIKLMTDGVLLAEIQRDRFLDAYDCIIVDEAHERSLNIDLLMAYLQRLLPKRPELRVVITSATIDAERFSEHFVDALGPAPVVMVEGRSYPVEIRYRGANDKRALSRETGEWSEDESQLARFCDAVDELFAEGRGDILAFFPTERDIRDAAKLLRGHLTQRGMVQHVEVLPLYARLTEAEQQRVFQPHSKTRIVLATNVAESSLTVPGIRYVIDTGTARVSRFAAKSKVQRLPIEPIPQASANQRSGRCGRLGPGIAIRLYDEQDFLSRPPFATPEIRRSDLAATIVHTKSLGIEDIEGLPWLDPPRPDAVREGMNVLRELGALDAEDRLSDVGRKLARWPVDPRVGRMIIAAEANGCLHEMLIVAAALETQDPRIRPPEKSGAADEAHLRFKDPLSDFLAYLRIWDFYQGLREQLGRSRLTRALQENFLSIIRLREWADVHRQLLEHCKDSKVSTHKPSVALEPLDLAPSLRPETGRRGDRKGESAPDPKANTQYPKGYDQLHLSLLTGMLSGIAMMEDTGKYRGAQNLEVVLWPGSGIRSAKPKWIVSAERIETTQRYARTAAKIEPEWIERVAAHLIKYSYEEAHFSRKQGRAMVMRRGTLFGLPVSPRIAVSLAPLNAPLARTLLIEHGLAGGELVSRAKFWMHNQAFMEQVQSLADRTRRRDLILDPQVLIDFYEKRIPTAVVDRNTLEQWDRTLKREANNTSPYLDWNDVLLPIDKVEVDAQYPSQVSVGVTQLNLKYRFEPGHETDGVSVSIPAAVVHQIHPDRLDWLVPGLLEEKLIQLIKSLPKRLRRQLVPVPDTAKLLVPKWLAAFQSQLPFWKSLCEILSNHLREPVVRDDFDMASLPEHLRMRIEVLDEEGKVVQTGRDLEAIQRERQHVVHQAIQTHAPSTSYDWMRSKLEKWDIEQLPRSVTELRGGVRVELYPTLLTTPEQMQTITVDHPLLAEQLLRIGWTRLMHRIDRKEIRSHIQYLPQFSTSGLWLSDRLPGDKLRDWLGDIIARLAFLDTQWHLESLTQVPRTLVEFDLARLKRIERIGLAAGEVARWLPKLAEANHKVRALLERAPSSWGPSLQQIKNQLTCLWSPHSAWLTPWVILKEYPRYLQSLAVRIDKLKATGCTKDMAIEETAHRFWVDYESRIERQQPSAATWQSVRSKARDALGVDTLSPTGKLLEYRWGIEELRVSLHSQQLGTRISISPKRLEKLQQDLDQR from the coding sequence ATGAACCAAGCTCCTTCGGGGGAACGCAATCGTTCGCAATCTCTCTGTCCGCTTCCCCAAGACCGATTGCTGCACCGCCACTACCTGCGGCTCAAACAACAACGAGATCGCATCCTCCGCATCCCGGATGGCAAGCGGAGGGAAGCCGATCTCCAGCGGTGGGAACATCTGCTCGCCCAGTCGCTGGAAACCTACGAGCGACGGCAAAAGGTACCTAGGAATCTTTCGTACGATCCCGAGCTACCCATCACCGCCGCGCGGGAAAAGATTATCGATCTGCTCCGGCATCGCCAGGTCGTGGTCATCTGCGGCGAAACCGGTTCCGGAAAAAGCACCCAGCTCCCCAAACTCTGCCTCGAAGCTGGGTTTGGCCAAACGGGCTGGATCGGGCATACCCAACCGCGAAGGATCGCGGCCCGTTCCGTCGCAGCCCGAGTTGCCGAAGAGATGGATTCCAAGCTCGGGGACGCGGTTGGTTTTAAAGTTCGGTTCAACGACCAGACCAAGCCGGAATCCTGGATCAAACTGATGACCGATGGGGTTCTCCTCGCCGAGATCCAACGGGACCGGTTCCTCGACGCATACGATTGCATCATTGTTGACGAAGCGCACGAGCGTTCGCTCAACATCGATCTCCTGATGGCGTACCTGCAAAGGCTTTTACCGAAACGCCCGGAACTTCGCGTGGTGATCACGAGCGCTACGATCGATGCGGAGCGTTTCTCAGAACACTTTGTCGACGCTCTGGGGCCCGCACCCGTCGTCATGGTAGAGGGGAGAAGCTATCCCGTTGAAATCCGCTACCGAGGTGCTAACGACAAACGAGCCCTCTCGCGTGAAACCGGAGAGTGGAGCGAGGACGAAAGTCAATTAGCGCGGTTCTGCGACGCAGTTGACGAACTGTTCGCGGAAGGGCGAGGTGACATCCTGGCCTTCTTCCCGACCGAACGCGATATTCGCGATGCGGCCAAACTCTTGCGAGGGCATTTGACCCAGCGAGGTATGGTTCAGCATGTCGAGGTATTGCCCCTCTACGCGAGACTTACCGAAGCCGAACAGCAAAGGGTCTTTCAGCCCCACAGCAAAACGCGCATCGTGCTGGCGACCAACGTCGCGGAAAGTTCGCTCACCGTCCCGGGAATACGCTATGTGATCGATACCGGTACCGCCCGCGTCTCCCGCTTCGCCGCCAAAAGCAAAGTCCAAAGGCTCCCCATCGAGCCGATTCCGCAGGCCTCCGCGAATCAACGCTCCGGCCGGTGCGGACGGTTGGGTCCCGGCATCGCCATTCGCCTTTATGACGAGCAAGACTTTCTGAGCCGCCCCCCCTTTGCCACCCCCGAGATCCGGCGAAGCGATTTGGCCGCGACCATCGTGCATACCAAATCCCTGGGGATCGAGGACATCGAGGGTTTGCCATGGCTGGACCCGCCTCGCCCGGATGCGGTGCGCGAAGGGATGAATGTCCTGCGCGAATTGGGCGCTCTAGATGCCGAAGACCGTTTGTCCGATGTAGGTCGAAAACTCGCTCGATGGCCTGTCGATCCCCGCGTCGGACGGATGATCATCGCCGCCGAAGCCAACGGGTGCTTGCATGAAATGCTTATCGTTGCCGCCGCACTCGAGACGCAGGACCCCCGCATCCGCCCTCCTGAAAAAAGTGGTGCAGCCGACGAAGCTCACCTTCGCTTCAAAGATCCCCTCAGCGATTTTCTCGCCTACCTTCGCATTTGGGACTTCTACCAAGGGCTGCGTGAGCAATTGGGCCGTTCCCGCTTAACGCGAGCGTTGCAAGAGAACTTTTTGTCTATCATCCGACTCCGGGAATGGGCCGATGTCCATCGGCAACTTCTGGAGCATTGCAAAGACTCCAAAGTCTCGACACATAAACCATCCGTTGCACTGGAGCCTTTGGACCTGGCCCCAAGTCTCCGCCCCGAAACAGGACGTCGAGGGGATCGAAAAGGGGAAAGCGCACCCGATCCCAAAGCCAATACGCAATATCCAAAAGGATACGATCAGCTTCATCTCTCTTTGCTCACCGGCATGCTCTCTGGCATCGCTATGATGGAGGATACGGGCAAGTACCGCGGTGCTCAAAACTTAGAGGTTGTGCTATGGCCCGGCTCGGGCATTCGAAGCGCAAAGCCCAAATGGATCGTCTCGGCCGAACGCATCGAGACGACCCAACGCTACGCGAGAACTGCCGCGAAGATCGAACCGGAATGGATCGAACGGGTCGCTGCCCATTTGATCAAGTACAGTTACGAAGAAGCTCACTTCAGCCGAAAACAGGGACGTGCGATGGTCATGCGCCGCGGTACCCTTTTTGGGCTCCCGGTTTCCCCGCGAATTGCGGTTTCCCTCGCGCCATTGAATGCTCCTCTCGCCCGGACGCTGCTGATCGAGCATGGGTTGGCGGGCGGAGAACTGGTGTCCCGGGCCAAATTCTGGATGCACAACCAAGCCTTTATGGAGCAAGTGCAATCGCTGGCCGATCGGACCCGCCGACGAGATCTCATCCTCGATCCGCAAGTCCTCATCGACTTCTACGAAAAGAGAATCCCAACCGCCGTCGTCGATCGCAATACCCTCGAGCAATGGGATCGGACTCTCAAGCGAGAGGCAAACAACACCAGTCCCTACCTCGATTGGAACGATGTCTTGCTCCCGATCGATAAGGTCGAGGTCGATGCGCAATACCCCTCTCAAGTCTCGGTGGGAGTGACCCAATTAAATCTCAAATATCGTTTTGAGCCCGGTCATGAAACCGACGGAGTCAGCGTCAGTATCCCAGCAGCGGTCGTTCACCAAATTCATCCCGACCGCCTGGATTGGCTGGTCCCCGGATTGCTCGAGGAGAAGCTGATTCAACTGATCAAATCGCTTCCCAAGCGTTTGAGACGACAGCTGGTTCCCGTCCCGGACACCGCCAAGCTGTTGGTACCCAAATGGCTCGCTGCATTCCAATCGCAGCTGCCGTTCTGGAAATCCCTATGTGAGATTCTCTCCAACCATCTGCGCGAACCGGTCGTGCGCGACGACTTCGATATGGCGTCGCTGCCAGAGCACTTGCGCATGCGTATCGAAGTGCTCGACGAGGAAGGAAAGGTAGTCCAGACCGGACGGGATTTGGAAGCGATCCAGCGCGAACGTCAGCATGTGGTGCACCAGGCCATTCAGACGCATGCGCCGTCGACTTCGTATGACTGGATGCGAAGCAAGCTGGAAAAATGGGATATCGAGCAGCTTCCTCGATCGGTCACGGAATTGCGGGGTGGGGTACGTGTGGAATTGTATCCCACATTGCTGACGACCCCCGAGCAGATGCAAACCATCACCGTCGATCATCCTCTTCTGGCCGAGCAGCTCTTGCGAATTGGCTGGACCCGACTGATGCACCGGATCGATCGGAAGGAAATTCGAAGCCATATCCAATACTTGCCTCAATTCTCTACCAGCGGACTATGGCTATCCGACCGATTGCCAGGGGACAAACTCCGCGATTGGCTCGGAGACATCATCGCCCGATTGGCTTTCCTGGATACCCAATGGCATTTGGAGTCACTAACACAGGTTCCTCGGACACTAGTCGAATTTGATTTGGCCAGATTGAAGCGGATCGAGCGAATCGGTCTCGCAGCGGGCGAAGTAGCCCGATGGCTACCGAAGCTGGCGGAAGCCAATCACAAAGTGCGAGCGCTCTTGGAGCGTGCCCCTTCGAGTTGGGGTCCCAGCCTTCAACAGATCAAAAACCAATTAACCTGCTTGTGGAGTCCCCATTCGGCATGGCTCACCCCTTGGGTGATCCTCAAAGAGTATCCTCGCTATCTTCAGTCACTCGCGGTCCGCATCGACAAGCTCAAAGCAACAGGATGCACCAAAGACATGGCGATCGAGGAAACCGCTCATCGATTTTGGGTGGATTACGAATCGCGTATCGAGCGACAACAACCCTCCGCGGCTACTTGGCAAAGCGTGCGAAGCAAAGCGAGAGACGCCTTAGGTGTCGATACATTGTCGCCGACGGGTAAGCTGCTGGAATACCGCTGGGGTATTGAAGAGTTGCGAGTCTCGCTCCACTCCCAGCAGCTCGGCACCCGAATCAGCATCTCCCCCAAGCGTCTCGAAAAACTCCAACAGGACCTGGATCAACGGTAA
- a CDS encoding M56 family metallopeptidase: protein MTVLFQLGAQSDFLVWMFRAFAFVTFVLIGAWLLARFAGRNNPAFRSTVWTTSILLTLLFPLMAWLGDVSEMQGIQIPTLGYHPRIESGIDRSTIASPNSPNNAPRISQPAAQSSPRSRTPAAPSEAISHNNPNVDIAPAPETKSATDPTMVPAGTERWFEPIAIESFIFIWGMGVVFGIARWALTMAGIRRLLAKARFQHAPRLERIAQSARESIGMRWQPTIGTSEHANSAFAVFHGLRGCIVLPERMVRELSDKELKDVITHECAHLHRFDPVLGMIQAIAMIVYWPHPLIYLAKREFIKSREEVCDNYVMRNSDCIEYAKTLLSIAERGVLGSAVAGATSFTSYAMGLEDRIAGLLCGRRLRSISTSWHAKGSIVGIFTALALLCATSTFGLAEDQGVPSFPWHSERMQVLGDERGRSWGKTWGGLDVHPDGHQLVTADNLGNVYLWNSNTLVLEKHFRFDPSVQSARYSWDGNALVVLRAEKPMLWIDLKSGFYTTKESSDSPLPAQITHKWFGDRRSFLVGLQLLQISKAGELEKPPSVELTLEEFSTGKPTPTYSIKALSNDGQKIAGVREVREEGQDEQGRRTSRVVDGNVIIMQRFSGFGKDTFRRQFVLNQPIAVQAMAFSNNNRLLAMSTADGKTTVFDITGDWPVSQAVFEHSGHVQTLCFHPKGKMLTVGATDLELWALDEDQATKLVSISRNRSNANLFGGGGQSALLSPNGDALFFLDGDYGIRRWDLTQSNNDSNDAERPRYDESHLLASRLSTNRLISFEHNSYNWRRYFEEPATGEVVVRDLKELDAPPKSLFKIGPDPAWGMCMSNDQRRIAFFTQHESKTALELWQVSIEGSQRLDRMELEASLPVSSGGLAFSPDGTTLVSGGKQGAIQVWDVSQGKLRQRAAIVPDPELCDIRGLRFSSDGSTFASIESPGGVNLWRLETQDGALKKLRTIGNSIDGVACVHYSNDGTMLATGDDQGRIKLWPLDNANASPIACAHHDSRIHSLEFRSTNDEILSCGEDGQVIVWDIKKTKIIRAWRYPGPVFDARFDATESKIVTANSNGSIYVCDYR from the coding sequence ATGACAGTTCTGTTTCAACTCGGCGCACAGAGCGACTTCTTGGTATGGATGTTCAGGGCTTTCGCATTCGTGACGTTCGTTCTCATCGGTGCTTGGTTGCTGGCCAGATTTGCAGGAAGAAACAATCCGGCGTTTCGCTCTACGGTTTGGACAACATCCATCCTGCTGACGTTGCTGTTCCCATTGATGGCATGGCTAGGCGACGTCAGCGAAATGCAAGGGATCCAGATACCAACACTTGGCTACCATCCAAGGATCGAATCGGGAATCGATCGGTCCACAATCGCATCTCCGAATTCCCCAAATAACGCACCGCGCATTTCGCAACCCGCAGCCCAATCCAGTCCGCGAAGCCGAACCCCAGCAGCACCAAGCGAAGCCATCTCGCACAACAATCCGAATGTAGATATCGCTCCTGCCCCCGAAACCAAAAGCGCAACCGATCCAACAATGGTTCCGGCAGGTACAGAAAGATGGTTCGAACCAATCGCCATCGAGAGCTTCATCTTCATTTGGGGCATGGGAGTCGTCTTTGGTATCGCTCGATGGGCGCTCACCATGGCAGGGATTCGTAGACTCTTGGCCAAAGCTCGTTTCCAGCATGCACCGAGGCTCGAACGGATCGCTCAAAGTGCGCGCGAGTCGATTGGAATGCGTTGGCAACCGACCATTGGAACCTCCGAACATGCAAACTCCGCATTCGCGGTCTTTCACGGCCTGCGAGGATGCATAGTCCTACCAGAGAGGATGGTACGCGAGTTGTCAGACAAGGAACTGAAGGATGTGATTACGCATGAGTGCGCTCACTTGCATCGATTCGATCCGGTTCTTGGAATGATTCAAGCGATCGCGATGATTGTTTACTGGCCGCACCCACTGATCTATCTGGCAAAGCGGGAGTTTATTAAGTCGCGAGAAGAAGTGTGCGACAACTACGTGATGAGAAACTCTGACTGCATCGAATACGCGAAGACTCTTCTTTCGATTGCAGAGCGAGGCGTATTGGGCTCTGCCGTCGCCGGGGCCACCTCCTTCACCAGCTATGCAATGGGCCTCGAAGATCGGATTGCAGGGCTTCTTTGTGGGAGGCGACTTCGCAGTATCTCGACCAGTTGGCATGCGAAAGGGAGCATCGTTGGGATATTTACCGCATTAGCACTTTTGTGCGCTACCTCGACATTTGGATTGGCTGAAGATCAAGGGGTTCCAAGCTTTCCATGGCATTCGGAGCGGATGCAAGTGTTGGGGGACGAGAGAGGAAGATCATGGGGAAAGACCTGGGGTGGATTGGATGTTCATCCCGATGGACATCAACTCGTGACAGCTGACAATTTGGGAAATGTGTATCTTTGGAACTCCAACACCTTGGTGCTTGAAAAGCACTTCCGTTTCGATCCAAGCGTCCAATCGGCTCGATATTCGTGGGATGGAAATGCGTTGGTGGTCCTTCGTGCGGAAAAGCCCATGCTATGGATCGACTTGAAGTCGGGCTTCTATACGACGAAGGAATCCTCGGATAGTCCTTTGCCTGCACAAATCACCCACAAATGGTTTGGCGATCGAAGAAGCTTTCTCGTTGGATTGCAGCTTCTGCAGATTTCCAAAGCAGGTGAATTGGAGAAACCACCAAGTGTGGAACTAACACTAGAAGAGTTTTCCACAGGGAAGCCTACACCGACTTACAGTATCAAGGCGCTATCGAACGACGGTCAAAAAATTGCTGGGGTGCGTGAGGTGAGAGAGGAAGGCCAAGATGAACAAGGCCGACGCACGTCGAGAGTTGTCGATGGCAACGTGATTATCATGCAACGGTTTTCCGGCTTCGGTAAAGATACATTCCGCCGTCAGTTTGTTCTCAATCAACCCATCGCGGTGCAAGCCATGGCGTTTTCGAACAATAACCGTCTCTTAGCGATGAGCACAGCCGACGGAAAGACAACGGTTTTCGACATCACTGGGGATTGGCCCGTTAGCCAGGCCGTCTTCGAACACAGCGGTCATGTCCAAACACTTTGCTTCCATCCCAAGGGGAAGATGCTTACTGTCGGGGCAACGGATTTGGAATTGTGGGCTCTCGACGAGGACCAGGCGACCAAGCTGGTGTCGATTTCACGCAATCGATCCAACGCAAACTTGTTCGGGGGGGGAGGCCAATCTGCATTGCTTAGCCCGAATGGAGACGCCTTGTTCTTCTTGGATGGCGACTACGGAATAAGACGTTGGGATCTAACACAATCGAATAACGATTCAAACGACGCCGAACGACCTCGCTATGACGAAAGTCACCTACTCGCTTCCCGTTTAAGCACCAATCGACTCATTTCGTTTGAGCATAATTCTTATAACTGGCGACGGTATTTCGAAGAACCAGCGACCGGTGAAGTAGTCGTACGCGACTTGAAAGAACTCGACGCGCCACCCAAGTCACTATTCAAGATCGGGCCAGATCCTGCGTGGGGCATGTGCATGAGCAATGACCAACGCCGAATTGCGTTCTTCACTCAGCACGAGTCGAAAACGGCTCTCGAACTTTGGCAGGTTTCCATCGAGGGATCTCAACGACTGGACCGCATGGAGTTGGAAGCCTCACTACCTGTTTCTTCAGGAGGACTCGCATTCAGTCCTGATGGCACCACCTTAGTAAGTGGTGGAAAACAAGGTGCGATTCAGGTCTGGGACGTCTCGCAAGGAAAGCTTCGGCAGCGCGCTGCCATCGTACCGGACCCCGAGTTATGTGATATTCGTGGATTGCGTTTTTCATCCGATGGGTCGACCTTTGCGTCGATAGAATCACCTGGGGGAGTCAATCTATGGCGTCTAGAAACGCAGGACGGGGCACTAAAAAAACTGCGAACGATCGGCAACAGCATTGATGGTGTCGCGTGCGTTCACTATTCGAACGATGGAACGATGCTCGCGACGGGGGACGACCAAGGTAGGATCAAGCTGTGGCCTCTCGATAATGCAAATGCATCTCCGATAGCGTGCGCACACCATGATTCAAGAATCCATTCGTTGGAGTTTCGCTCCACGAACGACGAGATTCTATCGTGCGGGGAAGACGGCCAAGTCATCGTGTGGGACATCAAAAAAACAAAGATTATTCGCGCATGGCGTTATCCTGGTCCCGTGTTCGATGCCAGATTTGACGCCACTGAAAGCAAGATTGTTACCGCGAATTCCAACGGATCCATTTATGTTTGCGATTACCGTTGA
- a CDS encoding ABC transporter permease, giving the protein MIWTVVQTSWRRLKNNRSEMVLTFVVPILFFSIFALIFGSRDSSSSTPKIKIAICDESGSSLTQRAIDELQQQKSLRITQDVDEAGTLKQIDRAETEELVRRGMVSAAVVFSKSSNQTDAPKIEVLTDSFDQVASQVLVAVVQKSVFTAQSKAIPTPGSLGFLPTGSLPNGSPPTGAGTVGTRTGDVIPASYTPAAATAFGTSTPSGMPVIESVDLIGGNKTNPVIAMYAAGIAVMFLLFSATTASGSLLEERENSTLDRLLCSRLTMDQLLLGKWAYLTIVGCIQMFLMFLWGSIVFRIELWRHFDGFAAMTLVTAGAASSFALLLASLCKSRTQLGWMSTIVILSMSALGGSMVPRYLMSESMQRVGLATFNAWALEGYNKVFWRELSLEEIGLELGVLTGCAAVFIVLARLFAVRWERS; this is encoded by the coding sequence ATGATCTGGACCGTCGTGCAAACAAGCTGGCGACGGTTGAAGAACAATCGCTCCGAAATGGTGCTGACCTTCGTCGTGCCCATTTTGTTCTTCAGCATCTTCGCACTGATCTTCGGTTCGAGAGATTCCTCTTCCTCGACCCCGAAGATCAAGATCGCGATCTGCGATGAGTCTGGCTCCTCCTTGACTCAAAGAGCAATCGACGAGCTGCAACAACAAAAGTCTTTGCGAATTACACAAGATGTAGACGAAGCAGGAACCCTCAAACAGATCGATCGCGCCGAAACCGAAGAGTTGGTCCGACGCGGCATGGTCTCCGCGGCCGTCGTCTTTTCGAAAAGCTCTAATCAAACCGATGCACCGAAGATAGAGGTCTTGACCGACTCGTTCGATCAAGTGGCATCGCAAGTGTTGGTAGCGGTCGTTCAGAAGTCCGTATTCACGGCCCAAAGCAAAGCCATTCCAACGCCGGGTTCTCTTGGATTTCTTCCGACCGGATCTCTGCCCAACGGATCTCCGCCAACCGGCGCGGGCACCGTGGGGACTAGAACCGGCGACGTCATTCCCGCTTCTTACACACCCGCCGCAGCCACCGCGTTTGGAACCTCCACTCCGAGCGGAATGCCGGTCATCGAAAGCGTGGACTTGATCGGCGGTAACAAAACCAACCCGGTTATCGCGATGTACGCAGCAGGCATCGCGGTGATGTTTCTCCTGTTCAGTGCGACGACCGCCAGCGGTTCGCTCCTCGAAGAACGCGAGAATTCGACGCTCGATCGCCTTCTCTGCAGCCGATTGACGATGGACCAGCTGCTGTTGGGCAAGTGGGCCTATTTGACCATCGTTGGGTGCATCCAAATGTTTTTAATGTTTCTGTGGGGATCGATCGTGTTTCGAATCGAGCTCTGGAGACACTTCGATGGCTTTGCAGCGATGACACTCGTCACCGCTGGAGCCGCTTCGAGCTTTGCCTTGTTGCTCGCTTCTCTGTGCAAATCGCGGACGCAGCTGGGATGGATGTCGACGATTGTCATTCTAAGCATGAGCGCTCTGGGCGGGAGCATGGTACCTCGCTACCTGATGAGCGAATCGATGCAACGGGTCGGCTTGGCTACGTTTAACGCTTGGGCACTCGAAGGCTACAACAAAGTCTTTTGGAGAGAGCTATCGTTGGAGGAAATTGGATTGGAGCTAGGAGTGCTCACCGGATGCGCGGCGGTTTTTATCGTTCTCGCGCGACTCTTCGCTGTTCGCTGGGAACGTTCATGA
- a CDS encoding BlaI/MecI/CopY family transcriptional regulator, with product MSKRRAELSASQLEIMKIIWERGETTISEVWQELQTRRKVARATVQTVIGRLEEKGWLKHREIGQAFLYSAVSEQSEIQRTLVDNLCNQAFDGSASGLVWTLLDSRGVSKKDLERIRELISKAEGQKNRRGQS from the coding sequence ATGAGTAAGAGACGGGCCGAACTGTCGGCATCGCAACTGGAGATCATGAAAATCATTTGGGAACGGGGCGAAACGACGATTTCCGAAGTGTGGCAAGAGCTTCAAACACGACGCAAAGTCGCACGGGCTACGGTGCAAACGGTCATCGGTCGATTGGAAGAAAAAGGCTGGCTCAAACATCGAGAGATTGGCCAAGCATTCTTGTATTCGGCCGTAAGCGAGCAATCTGAAATCCAACGTACCCTGGTAGATAATCTTTGCAATCAAGCGTTCGATGGCTCGGCCTCGGGGCTGGTATGGACCCTACTCGATAGCCGTGGTGTTTCGAAAAAGGATTTGGAACGTATTCGTGAATTGATTTCCAAAGCGGAAGGTCAGAAAAATAGGAGAGGCCAATCATGA
- a CDS encoding ABC transporter ATP-binding protein, with product MLRVDGIRKKFGATEALRGLSFEVREGERLALLGPNGAGKTTLIRAICGRVRPDSGSVTLLGKPIHAPGALLHLGVIPQELAIYPDLTAKENLECFGRLHGLRSGSLRERVAWALEWIGLTDRAHDLTRTFSGGMKRRVNIACGVLHRPRVLLLDEPTVGVDPQSRQRIFDMLDELHFAGTSIVLTTHHLEEAEQRSDRIVIVDHGQVIAEGTIQSLLESTIGSDRLVSVSIEGLMVTTPKGLRWDSKTERFHAYIGNVAEELPELLQSIQRLGGTLKDLDVHQPNLHDVFLHLTGKELRE from the coding sequence GTGCTCAGGGTTGATGGTATCCGAAAGAAGTTCGGTGCAACCGAAGCGCTCCGAGGCCTCTCTTTTGAAGTACGGGAGGGGGAACGGCTTGCCTTGCTCGGTCCCAATGGTGCGGGCAAAACCACTCTGATCCGCGCGATCTGCGGTCGCGTCCGACCCGACAGCGGATCGGTCACCCTTTTAGGAAAACCGATCCATGCCCCAGGAGCCTTGCTACATCTCGGGGTCATCCCACAGGAGTTGGCCATTTACCCAGATTTGACCGCCAAAGAAAACCTCGAGTGCTTTGGTCGATTGCACGGGCTCCGCTCCGGCAGTCTCCGGGAACGGGTGGCTTGGGCTTTGGAGTGGATCGGTCTGACCGACCGAGCCCACGATTTGACCCGTACCTTCTCCGGCGGGATGAAACGGCGTGTTAATATCGCCTGCGGAGTTTTGCATCGCCCTCGCGTGTTGCTATTGGACGAACCTACGGTCGGTGTCGATCCACAAAGCCGACAACGCATTTTTGATATGCTCGACGAACTGCATTTCGCTGGAACCAGCATCGTTCTGACCACGCATCATTTAGAGGAAGCCGAGCAACGTAGCGACCGCATCGTGATCGTCGATCACGGACAAGTCATCGCGGAAGGGACCATTCAGTCCCTCTTGGAGTCCACCATCGGCTCGGATCGCTTGGTCAGTGTTTCGATTGAAGGATTGATGGTCACCACCCCCAAGGGCCTACGCTGGGATTCCAAAACCGAGCGCTTCCACGCCTACATCGGAAACGTTGCCGAGGAGTTGCCTGAGTTATTGCAAAGCATTCAGCGACTCGGAGGGACCTTGAAAGACCTTGATGTCCATCAACCCAATCTTCACGATGTCTTTTTGCATTTGACTGGCAAGGAGCTTCGGGAATGA